The Macrobrachium nipponense isolate FS-2020 chromosome 1, ASM1510439v2, whole genome shotgun sequence genome includes a window with the following:
- the LOC135219824 gene encoding BUD13 homolog — protein MAAPISQKEYLKKYLSGGDDGEKKKKKKKKKDKSSMGTQSKGMRIIEDTFDIKNVPFGEGEDDDNPTIAEVTYEDESMKVMEEFQKSKKWKKMGDDQDEANGIGKMVDFGLKKQNLDVQRSKSDMHTQLKRQRHDSDASPPRRLKHNSDSSPPRRKRYDSDESLLSRQGHGSDKSSRRQRHDSDASPPRGNRHDSDTSLPRRQRHDSDASPPRRQRHDSDASLRRRHDSDSDASPPRRPRHDSDASPPRRQRHDSDASPPRRQRNDSDASPPRRQRYDSDASPPRRQRYDSDASPPRRQRQDSDASPPRRQRHDSDTSPPRRKRQDSDTSPPRRESFDNSSANSRPESLEKPLTKDSNYRPERKMTTQEYLLARKRGKLKKDTPEDLLRKEREKKLQLQAEDKHQQWKYGVKQVQQYQQKLADDAREMGKAFARSADDKDLNDKLKEVIREDDPMLEYLQKKQQKESKQPVHPMYKGSFPPNRLNIRPGYRWDGVDRSNGFEKQWFERQNNRQARDEDAYKWSVSDM, from the coding sequence AATGCGCATCATAGAAGATACATTTGACATAAAAAATGTACCCTTTGGAGAAGGGGAAGATGATGACAATCCTACCATTGCAGAAGTTACATATGAAGATGAAAGCATGAAAGTCATGGAGGAAtttcaaaagagtaaaaaatggaaaaagatgggTGATGATCAAGATGAGGCAAATGGTATTGGTAAGATGGTTGATTTTGGtctaaaaaaacagaatttagatGTACAAAGGAGTAAATCTGATATGCATACTCAACTAAAACGGCAAAGACATGATTCTGATGCTTCTCCTCCTAGAAGACTGAAGCATAATTCTGATTCTTCTCCACCTCGAAGAAAAAGGTATGATTCTGATGAATCTCTACTCAGTAGACAGGGGCATGGTTCTGACAAGTCATCTAGGAGACAAAGGCATGATTCAGATGCCTCTCCACCCAGAGGAAATAGGCATGATTCTGATACCTCTCTACCCAGAAGACAGAGGCATGATTCAGATGCATCACCACCCAGAAGACAAAGGCATGATTCAGATGCCTCTCTGCGCAGGAGACATGATTCTGATTCAGATGCCTCTCCACCCAGAAGACCTAGGCATGATTCAGATGCCTCTCCACCCAGGAGACAGAGGCATGATTCAGATGCCTCTCCACCTAGAAGGCAAAGGAATGATTCAGATGCCTCTCCACCTAGAAGGCAAAGGTATGATTCAGATGCTTCTCCACCTAGAAGGCAAAGGTATGATTCAGATGCCTCTCCACCTAGAAGGCAAAGACAAGATTCAGATGCCTCTCCACCCAGAAGACAGAGGCATGATTCAGATACTTCTCCAccaagaaggaaaaggcaagatTCTGATACCAGCCCACCAAGAAGAGAAAGCTTTGATAATTCTTCTGCAAATAGCAGACCAGAAAGTTTAGAGAAGCCGTTAACCAAAGATAGTAACTATCGACCTGAGCGCAAAATGACAACTCAGGAATATCTTTTAGCAAGGAAGCGAGGAAAGCTAAAGAAAGACACGCCTGAGGATTTGTTGCGAAAAGAACGAGAAAAGAAGTTGCAGTTGCAAGCTGAAGACAAGCACCAGCAGTGGAAATATGGTGTAAAGCAAGTACAGCAGTACCAGCAGAAATTAGCAGATGATGCCCGTGAAATGGGGAAAGCTTTTGCTCGAAGTGCAGACGATAAAGACTTGAATGACAAGCTAAAGGAAGTTATACGTGAAGATGATCCAATGttagaatatttacaaaagaaacagCAAAAGGAAAGTAAACAGCCTGTACACCCAATGTACAAAGGATCTTTTCCACCAAACAGACTGAATATCCGCCCAGGATATAGGTGGGATGGTGTTGATAGGTCAAATGGTTTTGAAAAACAGTGGTTTGAACGTCAGAATAATAGACAGGCTCGTGATGAAGATGCTTACAAATGGAGTGTATCAGATATGTAA